TGTCACCTACGCTCAGGTTTTGGAACGGGCTGAGCGTAAAATTAATCTCCAAGATTTGGGCATTGGCGCGGGGATGAAGATCCGACGAGCCGCCACGGGAGCTAGACTTCTTGAGCTGCCACAGGGGCAGACGCATGAGCAGGCGGAGATACTGGCCGGACGACTCCGGGTGGCGTTGGATGGAGTTGCCGAAGTTAACTGTCCAACAAAAACGGTAACCCTCAGGGTCAGCGACTTAGACGACTCTGCCACAACTCAGAAGGTTGCAGCGGCGGTAGCGCTGGCTGGAGGCTGTCTTCAGTCGGCAGTTAAAGTGAGCGACGTGCAGCCGGGCCTCAGAGGTGTGGGTTCAGCTATGGTATACTGCCCGGTGGACGCagccaaaaaaaatatgtgaatctGGTCGATTGTTGGTTGGTTGGAGTTCCGCCAGCGTCCGTGCACTTGAGCAACGCCCTCTGCGCTGCTTTAGATGCATGAGCATGGGACATACGGGCCCCGTGTGCCCTTCGAAGAAGGACCGAAGCAGTCTGTGCTTCCGATGTGGTGTAGAAGGCCACAAAGCCGCAGAGTGCGTTGCTACCATGCGCTGCGCCGTCTGCGTTGATGCGGGTTTGCCGTCGGGGCACATAATGGGGAGCAACAATTGTCGCCCCCCTTCTGTCAAAGGAGGGAACGGTCCTCAGCCGCAGGTCAGTGAAAGGCAGAGTCCAGCACCGGATGATGCTAATATGTCGTCATGAACCAGGCACGACATATTAGCGTCCTCCAGACGAATCTTAACCACTGTGCGGGGGCTCAGGACCTACTACTGCAGTCCATCGCAGAGTGGAAAATTGATCTGGCCGTAGCATGTGAGCCTTACTTTGTCCCCTCGCATGCACATTGGGTCGGGGACACCGATGATTTGGTGGTAGTTGTTTCTGCGAACAATGCTGACCCCTCGCTTTCTGCTGTCGAGAGGGGTCCAGGGTATGCGGTAGCGAGATGGGGGGAGTACACCATCGTTGGGGTGTACTTTTCGCCTAATCGACCACTGGCAGAGTTTGAGACTTTCCTAGACTCCGTCAGTGAGGCTGTTCGTAGACACAACGAAGGGCGTACCTTGGTACTCGGCGATTTTAACGCCAAGAGCCAAGCATGGGGGAGTCCAGCCACAGATGCCAGGGGTAGGTCTGTCCAGGTGTGGGCCGTGCACCAAGGACTCTCTCTGCTCAACAGAGGGACAACTTACACCTGTGTACGCGAGGAGGGGGGATCCATAGTGGACTTATCGTTCGCC
This sequence is a window from Bicyclus anynana chromosome 16, ilBicAnyn1.1, whole genome shotgun sequence. Protein-coding genes within it:
- the LOC128198872 gene encoding uncharacterized protein LOC128198872, with translation MGHTGPVCPSKKDRSSLCFRCGVEGHKAAECVATMRCAVCVDAGLPSGHIMGSNNCRPPSVKGGNGPQPQTNLNHCAGAQDLLLQSIAEWKIDLAVACEPYFVPSHAHWVGDTDDLVVVVSANNADPSLSAVERGPGYAVARWGEYTIVGVYFSPNRPLAEFETFLDSVSEAVRRHNEGRTLVLGDFNAKSQAWGSPATDARGRSVQVWAVHQGLSLLNRGTTYTCVREEGGSIVDLSFATPLVADRVTGWKVWDWVETLSDHNYIRFKISSPAVVTMTPSSVANCFPRWCLSRVDQELLREAAIVQRWSSLTFESDASGPRMAPQQVCVLVVRRNSEPPYRQSPSTKSLCPVS